In Brachypodium distachyon strain Bd21 chromosome 2, Brachypodium_distachyon_v3.0, whole genome shotgun sequence, one genomic interval encodes:
- the LOC100839905 gene encoding putative disease resistance protein RGA3 isoform X2, whose product MAKKMEKMRVDLEVITDQHKKFKLMADTNANELKVVDIRETSSMMEAQIIIGRTAEREKLLASLSESVTGEMTILPIYGIGGLGKTTLAKMIYNSNQFKEYSQVWVYVSQTFDLKKIGNSVISQLSEKESQYTGAQMIQSSLSKLLADKKILIVLDDLWEDMESHLDNLKAMLRVGKGSKVVVIVTTRDEHIAKKMSTIEPHKLAPLTDDMCWSIIKQKSDFESRDDNKELEQIGMEIAMKCKGVALAAQSLGHMLHSVTFGEWESVRNSHIWDVSTSEEAPSTHVLASLSLSYSVMPPYLKLCFSYCAIFPKGCKIVKDDLIHQWVSLGFVEPPDVFSSWLLGERYIRQLLGLSFLQNSKSPSTTEVYLEDNKLLTMHDLVHDLARSVLADEFFVSSKQANAKGSLCHFALISDCSKALESSKIRALRFVDCGETVLQNAAFSSAKSLRVLDLRECVIHRIPDSIGQLKQLRYLNAPRVQHATIPDSITKLLKLTYLKLNKSPTVLALPESIGDIEGLMYLDLSGCSGIEKLPASLGRLKKLVHLDLSNCTRVGGVSVFLENLTELQYLNLSHCPNIGPLSEALGGLSELQYLNLSFSSYLVGCQEAEVLGTFSKLEYLNLSSRYCKLQKLPEALGRCVKLKYLNLRGLICMEELPVSFRNLNNLVHLDLKDCRRVIVLPETLGGLTKLQYLNLSWASNNYERSLIGLPNVMGNLTELRYLNLSGFLNSVFETDWNGEIDSFMDRISTLSNLEHLDLSGNSSIRSIPASFCNLRKVHTMDFSYCFGLYKLPECIGTMDSLTLYLKGCPLSDQPHLSGSLVTLPCFVVHAGEGESSSNLVLLQHINPEELEITELENVKSPEEAHCINLTGKQSMEELELRWTEDAQRFVDDKMLLEKLVPPSTVKKFMIQGYNNVSLPAWLMDITHYLPYLFRLEMCDMPNCNVLPPVSQLRNLVWLVLSGMESLEDWNTSYSSGEEHVIDKLEIHNCPKLRMDLAQPRAICLKISKSDNVLSSWGEYMTHTGASSSYSSVTTELVVSCCKVPLYNWSLLHHLTGLTDLSISCCSDLTSSPEIIQHLCSVESLLLEDNDQDELPEWLGELTSLQKLEIKKYTGLIELHENMRQLKKLQTLKVCNCNSMVSLPLWLGELISLKELTFWSCYCIRSLPESLQQLTNLQELYIFCCFELEHLVESEENQKEFTDMKERVCILPTSLTKLQIMGCEGISSLPEGIQQLTNLQELHIINCCELVKWCRSEENEMKLAHIEKKVII is encoded by the exons ATGGCTAAAAAGATGGAGAAGATGAGAGTCGACCTGGAGGTGATCACAGATCAACACAAGAAATTCAAACTAATGGCGGACACTAATGCCAATGAGCTGAAAGTGGTTGATATACGGGAAACATCATCAATGATGGAAGCCCAGATCATCATTGGGAGgactgcagagagagagaaactATTGGCTTCTTTATCTGAGAGCGTGACTGGAGAGATGACAATTCTTCCAATATATGGCATAGGAGGTCTTGGCAAGACAACCTTAGCAAAAATGATTTACAATAGTAACCAATTCAAAGAATACTCTCAGGTGTGGGTTTACGTGTCCCAGACATTTGATTTGAAGAAAATTGGCAATTCCGTAATATCACAACTATCAGAGAAGGAGAGTCAGTACACCGGAGCGCAGATGATACAGAGTTCCCTATCAAAGCTACTAGCTGATAAGAAAATTCTCATTGTTTTGGATGACCTGTGGGAGGATATGGAATCTCATTTGGATAATCTCAAGGCTATGCTAAGGGTGGGGAAGGGCAGTAAGGTGGTTGTTATAGTAACCACACGTGACGAGCACATTGCAAAGAAAATGTCTACCATTGAACCACACAAATTAGCACCATTGACAGATGACATGTGTTGGTCTATAATAAAGCAAAAGAGTGACTTTGAATCTAGAGATGACAACAAAGAGTTGGAACAAATTGGAATGGAGATTGCAATGAAATGTAAAGGTGTGGCTTTAGCAGCTCAATCACTTGGACATATGTTGCATTCTGTGACGTTTGGTGAATGGGAGTCAGTCAGAAATAGTCATATCTGGGATGTATCTACTTCGGAAGAGGCACCTTCAACACATGTGCTTGCATCGCTGAGCTTAAGCTACAGTGTTATGCCTCCGTATTTGAAGCTATGCTTTTCCTATTGTGCAATTTTCCCGAAAGGTTGCAAGATAGTAAAAGATGACCTAATTCACCAATGGGTTTCTCTTGGTTTCGTTGAGCCACCAGATGTGTTCTCCTCCTGGCTGCTCGGTGAGAGATATATTAGGCAGCTTTTGGGGTTGTCCTTCCTTCAAAATTCAAAGTCGCCATCG ACTACTGAAGTGTATCTTGAAGATAATAAATTGTTAACTATGCACGACTTGGTGCATGATCTAGCAAGATCGGTCCTGGCTGACGAATTTTTTGTCTCTAGCAAACAAGCTAACGCTAAGGGAAGCTTATGCCACTTTGCATTGATCAGTGACTGTAGCAAGGCCTTGGAGTCATCCAAGATAAGGGCACTCCGTTTTGTTGACTGTGGTGAAACTGTCCTTCAGAATGCTGCATTTTCATCAGCTAAGTCCCTGCGTGTCTTGGACTTAAGAGAGTGTGTCATACATAGAATTCCAGACTCTATTGGTCAACTGAAGCAACTGAGGTATCTTAATGCTCCAAGAGTCCAGCATGCAACAATTCCCGATAGTATCACCAAGCTCTTGAAATTAACTTACCTCAAGCTCAATAAATCTCCTACAGTCTTGGCACTACCAGAGTCAATTGGAGATATTGAAGGTCTGATGTACCTTGATTTGTCCGGCTGTTCAGGAATTGAAAAACTTCCAGCTTCATTAGGGAGGCTAAAAAAATTGGTGCATCTGGATTTGTCAAATTGCACTCGTGTTGGAGGTGTATCTGTGTTCTTAGAGAACTTAACAGAACTGCAATATTTGAACTTATCACACTGCCCAAATATTGGACCGCTGTCAGAAGCTCTAGGTGGCCTATCTGAACTGCAATATTTAAATTTATCATTCAGCTCATATCTTGTAGGTTGCCAAGAAGCAGAAGTTTTGGGCACCTTCAGCAAACTCGAGTATTTGAACTTATCTTCAAGGTACTGCAAGCTCCAAAAGCTCCCTGAAGCTTTGGGCAGATGTGTTAAACTCAAGTATTTAAACTTAAGAGGTTTGATTTGTATGGAAGAATTGCCAGTGTCATTCAGGAATCTCAATAATTTAGTGCATCTTGATTTAAAAGACTGTCGAAGGGTTATTGTTTTACCAGAAACTTTGGGTGGCCTTACCAAACTCCAATATTTGAATTTATCATGGGCAAGTAATAATTATGAAAGGTCTCTCATTGGGCTTCCAAATGTCATGGGTAATCTCACCGAACTCAGGTATTTAAATTTATCGGGGTTCTTGAACTCTGTGTTTGAAACTGACTGGAACGGTGAAATTGACAGTTTCATGGACCGTATCAGCACCCTTTCCAATCTAGAGCATTTGGACTTGTCTGGAAACTCCAGTATTCGCAGTATACCGGCAAGTTTTTGTAACCTCAGGAAGGTGCATACAATGGATTTCTCATACTGCTTTGGTCTTTATAAGTTACCAGAATGTATAGGTACAATGGATAGCTTGACTCTATATTTAAAGGGCTGTCCTTTGAGCGACCAACCTCATCTCAGTGGCAGTTTAGTAACATTACCATGCTTTGTAGTGCATGCTGGTGAAGGTGAATCTAGCAGCAATCTTGTCCTGCTACAACACATAAATCCTGAAGAGCTTGAGATAACTGAACTTGAAAATGTGAAGTCCCCAGAAGAGGCACATTGTATAAATTTGACAGGAAAGCAAAGTATGGAGGAGCTGGAATTGCGGTGGACAGAAGATGCTCAGAGATTTGTGGATGACAAAATGTTGCTGGAAAAACTAGTGCCACCAAGCACTGTAAAGAAGTTTATGATACAAGGTTATAATAACGTCAGCCTTCCAGCCTGGTTAATGGATATTACACATTACCTCCCTTATCTTTTCAGATTGGAGATGTGTGACATGCCCAATTGCAATGTCCTACCTCCAGTCAGCCAGCTACGAAACCTGGTATGGCTGGTTCTCAGTGGTATGGAAAGTCTGGAAGACTGGAATACGTCATACTCTAGTGGCGAGGAGCACGTGATTGATAAATTGGAAATACATAATTGCCCCAAGTTGCGGATGGATTTGGCACAACCTAGAGCTATTTGTTTGAAGATATCAAAAAGTGATAATGTGCTGTCATCATGGGGAGAATATATGACACACACTGGTGCTTCCTCCTCTTATTCTTCAGTGACTACTGAACTTGTAGTTTCATGTTGCAAGGTACCTCTGTATAATTGGAGTTTGCTTCATCACCTCACTGGCCTTACGGATTTATCGATCAGCTGTTGCAGTGATCTGACAAGCTCACCAGAGATCATCCAACATCTCTGCTCTGTTGAATCACTATTACTAGAAGATAATGATCAGGATGAACTGCCGGAATGGTTGGGTGAGCTCACCTCTCTTCAGAAACTGGAAATTAAAAAATACACAGGGCTAATTGAATTGCACGAGAACATGAGGCAACTCAAAAAGCTACAGACGCTAAAAGTGTGCAATTGCAACAGCATGGTATCACTGCCGCTTTGGTTAGGAGAATTAATCTCTTTGAAGGAACTTACGTTCTGGAGTTGTTATTGCATCAGGTCTTTGCCTGAAAGCTTACAACAACTCACCAACCTCCAGGAACTATATATCTTTTGTTGCTTTGAACTAGAGCACCTGGTTGAATCGGAGGAGAACCAGAAGGAGTTTACAGACATGAAAGAAAGGGTATGTATCCTTCCCACTTCTCTCACGAAACTTCAGATCATGGGATGTGAAGGCATCAGCTCTTTGCCGGAGGGCATACAACAACTCACCAACCTCCAGGAGCTACACATTATTAACTGCTGTGAATTAGTGAAGTGGTGTAGATCAGAGGAAAATGAGATGAAGCTTGCTCACATAGAAAAAAAG GTGATTATTTAG